One region of Acropora muricata isolate sample 2 chromosome 13, ASM3666990v1, whole genome shotgun sequence genomic DNA includes:
- the LOC136896659 gene encoding mucin-7-like isoform X2, with the protein MEKISVFLLLLGVLQFLSKNPSFGIEINNKCSTLFHKVKGKALSGHVISVHQASSEIACTHKCLSNPKCASFNFELQQSRSLSTCELNAVSRTSPYNELKSRHGFAYYEPLTPREMPKQEITGFSPTTSNLIMARTTTQGAQEVSPTQDQATTPASRVPSTQPATTAAQEVSPATTQGAQEVSPTQDQATTPASRVPSTQPTTTAAQEVSPTTTRGAQEVSPTQDQATTPTSRVPSTQPATTAAQEVSPTTAQGAQEVSPTQDQATTPTSRVPSTQPATTAAQDSPTTAQGAHEVSPTQDQATTSASRVPSTQPATTAAPVSNCGQYWYTYKSGCLRLFEDGKTWVDANQHCATFNTRGKGNGRLISIFSKDDNNQIVKHLSKGEYYIGLNDLNKTGTYRWVDGTTASFTDWKNGFPKANDRKDGVVIKKNGNDGKWQMKDSDIGMPFICECPDGPCA; encoded by the exons GTAAAGCCTTAAGTGGCCACGTCATCTCGGTGCACCAAGCTAGCAGTGAGATTGCCTGCACCCATAAGTGtctttcaaatccaaaatgcgCTTCCTTCAATTTTGAGCTTCAACAGTCACGATCTCTCTCCACTTGCGAGCTAAACGCGGTGTCCAGGACGTCTCCTTATAACGAATTGAAAAGCCGGCATGGATTTGCGTATTATGAACCTTTAACACCTAGGGAGATGCCGAAACAAGAAATCACAGGCTTTTCTCCGACAACAAGTAACTTAATAATGGCAAGAACGACAACACAAGGCGCACAGGAGGTCAGTCCAACTCAAGATCAAGCGACGACACCAGCGAGCAGGGTTCCATCTACACAGccagcaacaacagcagcacAGGAGGTCAGTCCAGCGACAACACAAGGCGCACAGGAGGTCAGTCCAACTCAAGATCAAGCGACGACACCAGCGAGCAGGGTTCCATCTACACagccaacaacaacagcagcacaGGAGGTCAGTCCAACGACAACACGAGGCGCACAGGAGGTCAGTCCAACTCAAGATCAAGCGACGACACCAACGAGCAGGGTTCCATCTACACAGccagcaacaacagcagcacAGGAGGTCAGTCCAACGACAGCACAAGGCGCACAGGAGGTCAGTCCAACTCAAGATCAAGCGACGACACCAACGAGCAGGGTTCCATCTACACAGccagcaacaacagcagcacAGGACAGTCCAACGACAGCACAAGGCGCACATGAGGTCAGTCCAACTCAAGATCAAGCGACGACGTCAGCGAGCAGGGTTCCATCTACACAGccagcaacaacagcagcacCAG TAAGCAACTGTGGGCAATACTGGTACACTTACAAATCTGGCTGCCTTCGACTGTTCGAAGATGGCAAAACTTGGGTTGATGCAAACCAGCATTGTGCCACATTCAATACGCGGGGTAAAGGCAATGGCAGATTAATTTCGATTTTCTCTAAAGACGACAACAACCAAATCGTTAAACATTTGTCCAAAG GTGAATACTATATTGGTTTAAATGACTTGAACAAGACAGGCACGTACAGGTGGGTCGATGGAACCACTGCGTCGTTTACAGATTGGAAAAACGGTTTTCCTAAGGCTAACGATAGAAAAGACGGTGTGGTAATAAAGAAGAACGGAAATGACGGGAAATGGCAGATGAAGGATTCCGACATTGGCATGCCATTTATTTGCGAATGCCCCGATGGCCCCTGTGCTTGA
- the LOC136896659 gene encoding mucin-7-like isoform X1, producing MTMEKISVFLLVGVLDFLRKNPSFGIEINNKRSALFHKMKGKALSGHVISVHQASSEIACTHKCLSNPKCASFNFELQQSRSLSTCELNAVSRTSPYNELKSRHGFAYYEPLTPREMPKQEITGFSPTTSNLIMARTTTQGAQEVSPTQDQATTPASRVPSTQPATTAAQEVSPATTQGAQEVSPTQDQATTPASRVPSTQPTTTAAQEVSPTTTRGAQEVSPTQDQATTPTSRVPSTQPATTAAQEVSPTTAQGAQEVSPTQDQATTPTSRVPSTQPATTAAQDSPTTAQGAHEVSPTQDQATTSASRVPSTQPATTAAPVSNCGQYWYTYKSGCLRLFEDGKTWVDANQHCATFNTRGKGNGRLISIFSKDDNNQIVKHLSKGEYYIGLNDLNKTGTYRWVDGTTASFTDWKNGFPKANDRKDGVVIKKNGNDGKWQMKDSDIGMPFICECPDGPCA from the exons ATGACGATGGAAAAGATAAGCGTTTTCCTGTTGGTCGGCGTGTTGGACTTTCTCAGGAAAAATCCCTCGTTTGGAATTGAAATCAACAACAAGCGTTCAGCTCTGTTTCACAAAATGAAAG GTAAAGCCTTAAGTGGCCACGTCATCTCGGTGCACCAAGCTAGCAGTGAGATTGCCTGCACCCATAAGTGtctttcaaatccaaaatgcgCTTCCTTCAATTTTGAGCTTCAACAGTCACGATCTCTCTCCACTTGCGAGCTAAACGCGGTGTCCAGGACGTCTCCTTATAACGAATTGAAAAGCCGGCATGGATTTGCGTATTATGAACCTTTAACACCTAGGGAGATGCCGAAACAAGAAATCACAGGCTTTTCTCCGACAACAAGTAACTTAATAATGGCAAGAACGACAACACAAGGCGCACAGGAGGTCAGTCCAACTCAAGATCAAGCGACGACACCAGCGAGCAGGGTTCCATCTACACAGccagcaacaacagcagcacAGGAGGTCAGTCCAGCGACAACACAAGGCGCACAGGAGGTCAGTCCAACTCAAGATCAAGCGACGACACCAGCGAGCAGGGTTCCATCTACACagccaacaacaacagcagcacaGGAGGTCAGTCCAACGACAACACGAGGCGCACAGGAGGTCAGTCCAACTCAAGATCAAGCGACGACACCAACGAGCAGGGTTCCATCTACACAGccagcaacaacagcagcacAGGAGGTCAGTCCAACGACAGCACAAGGCGCACAGGAGGTCAGTCCAACTCAAGATCAAGCGACGACACCAACGAGCAGGGTTCCATCTACACAGccagcaacaacagcagcacAGGACAGTCCAACGACAGCACAAGGCGCACATGAGGTCAGTCCAACTCAAGATCAAGCGACGACGTCAGCGAGCAGGGTTCCATCTACACAGccagcaacaacagcagcacCAG TAAGCAACTGTGGGCAATACTGGTACACTTACAAATCTGGCTGCCTTCGACTGTTCGAAGATGGCAAAACTTGGGTTGATGCAAACCAGCATTGTGCCACATTCAATACGCGGGGTAAAGGCAATGGCAGATTAATTTCGATTTTCTCTAAAGACGACAACAACCAAATCGTTAAACATTTGTCCAAAG GTGAATACTATATTGGTTTAAATGACTTGAACAAGACAGGCACGTACAGGTGGGTCGATGGAACCACTGCGTCGTTTACAGATTGGAAAAACGGTTTTCCTAAGGCTAACGATAGAAAAGACGGTGTGGTAATAAAGAAGAACGGAAATGACGGGAAATGGCAGATGAAGGATTCCGACATTGGCATGCCATTTATTTGCGAATGCCCCGATGGCCCCTGTGCTTGA